Proteins from one Drosophila gunungcola strain Sukarami chromosome 3R, Dgunungcola_SK_2, whole genome shotgun sequence genomic window:
- the LOC128259571 gene encoding uncharacterized protein LOC128259571, giving the protein MTSTELKIGLTSSARPSSRVLKPPGGGHTNIFSEPDVAVPAPRAKYNQQNSSNLNACMGSTDPNKVVEKLRDEVTTQKEVTAPPSQPKESANKPAATNGEARGRVPPGGYSSGGFW; this is encoded by the coding sequence ATGACATCCACCGAGTTGAAAATTGGCTTGACCAGCAGCGCCCGTCCCTCTAGCCGTGTACTGAAGCCCCCAGGCGGAGGACACACCAACATCTTCTCGGAGCCCGATGTGGCCGTTCCCGCCCCTCGCGCCAAGTACAACCAACAGAACTCCTCGAACCTCAACGCCTGCATGGGCTCCACCGATCCGAACAAGGTGGTGGAAAAGCTGCGCGATGAGGTGACTACCCAAAAGGAGGTCACCGCCCCGCCCAGCCAACCCAAGGAATCGGCGAACAAGCCGGCGGCCACGAACGGAGAGGCTCGTGGGCGAGTCCCACCTGGCGGATACTCGTCGGGCGGATTCTGGTAG
- the LOC128259565 gene encoding THO complex subunit 4-A — MVDKIEMSLDDIIKSTRSQKKPQSTRGGPGGARRPGGPQRGGARRGGANASGSPRKPTPASGAGGVLKGRRGGAVGGAVQKAKFPRGDVNSAWKHDMYDGPKRGAVGGGSGPTRLIVGNLDYGVSNTDIKELFNDFGPMKKAAVHYDRSGRSLGTADVIFERRADAMKAIKQYHGVPLDGRPMTIQLAVSDVAALTRPVAATDVKRRVGGGASAPFKRGGGQAGGSPRRGSFKRPTGGKPATGGQRRERKAPPTAEELDAELDSYINDMKI; from the exons ATGGTGGACAAAATTGAAATGAGCCTCGACGACATCATCAAGTCGACTCGCTCGCAGAAAAAGCCGCAAAGCACTCGCGGAGGACCAGGAGGAGCCCGACGACCGGGCGGCCCGCAGCGTGGCGGTGCCCGACGTGGAGGCGCCAACGCCAGCGGATCGCCCAGGAAGCCGACTCCAGCCAGTGGAGCCGGTGGAGTTCTTAAAGGCCGACGAGGTGGCGCTGTTGGCGGAGCCGTTCAGAAGGCCAAGTTCCCAAGG GGCGATGTGAACAGCGCTTGGAAGCACGATATGTACGACGGACCGAAGCGGGGAGCCGTTGGTGGCGGATCCGGGCCCACCCGTCTCATTGTCGGCAACCTGGACTACGGAGTCTCCAACACTGACATCAAGGAGCTCTTCAACGACTTCGGGCCGATGAAGAAGGCGGCAGTGCACTACGACCGTTCCGGTCGCTCTTTGG GCACCGCTGACGTGATATTCGAACGCCGCGCCGACGCTATGAAGGCGATTAAACAGTACCATGGCGTGCCTTTGGACGGACGCCCCATGACCATTCAGTTGGCCGTCTCAGACGTGGCCGCTTTGACCCGTCCCGTAGCCGCCACCGATGTCAAGCGACGTGTGGGTGGTGGCGCATCAGCTCCATTCAAGCGTGGTG GTGGCCAAGCTGGCGGTTCTCCGCGTCGTGGCAGCTTTAAACGTCCGACCGGAGGCAAACCGGCCACTGGCGGCCAACGACGGGAGCGCAAGGCCCCACCCACTGCCGAGGAGCTGGACGCCGAACTGGACTCCTACATCAACGACATGAAGATCTAA
- the LOC128252768 gene encoding dephospho-CoA kinase, giving the protein MFIVAVTGGVATGKSTISKVFERQGIPVIDADKIAREIVEPGQPCWQRIREIFGDDVLLPSKEINRAVLGKMIFEDKELRGKLNKITHPTIHRKIFWQVCKLLVTGHAWIVLDLPLLFETGVLIDFIHKIVCVTCDSDKQLERLIARNELSETDARHRVDSQIPLDQKCEKSHFVIDNNGSVEEAEHSAMAIYNLMRDSKQHWLNRISFLGLFLILGFTIYLLLKVFNKLPESWQM; this is encoded by the exons atgtttatTGTGGCCGTAACAGGTGGCGTAGCCACGGGAAAAAGCACTATTAGCAAGGTGTTTGAGCGCCAGGGAATCCCAGTAATCGACGCTGACAAAATCGCCAGAGAGA TTGTGGAACCAGGTCAGCCGTGCTGGCAACGGATACGGGAGATTTTTGGAGACGACGTCCTGCTGCCCAGCAAGGAGATAAACCGCGCCGTTCTGGGAAAGATGATTTTCGAGGACAAGGAGCTGCGCGGAAAACTAAACAAGATTACCCATCCGACCATTCACCGCAAGATCTTCTGGCAGGTTTGCAAACTGCTGGTTACGGGGCACGCGTGGATCGTCCTGGACCTGCCACTGCTCTTTGAAACCGGTGTCCTGATCGACTTTATACACAAGATCGTCTGTGTGACCTG CGACTCGGACAAGCAGCTGGAGCGATTGATTGCACGCAACGAGCTCTCCGAAACCGATGCCCGGCATCGCGTCGATTCGCAAATACCGCTGGACCAGAAGTGCGAGAAGTCCCACTTCGTCATCGACAACAACGGCAGCGTAGAGGAGGCGGAGCACTCTGCCATGGCCATTTACAATCTAATGCGCGACTCCAAGCAGCACTGGCTCAACCGCATCAGTTTCCTGGGTCTCTTTCTAATCTTGGGCTTCACAATATATCTGCTGCTGAAGGTGTTCAACAAGTTGCCCGAATCCTGGCAGATGTAG